TTGGTGGACTATGTTCAGCGGAGAACAATGACCAATGCTAGCATAACATGTTAATTACAATATTTATGAGAATTAATTTACCAGATTATTAAAATAAGTGTATGGGAGAATAGAGTTGAGGGAAATTACAGAAGCAGGTAAATAGAGACTTTTTCAGCTCTTAGGAAGCTTTCACAGGAGTGTTAGGGCCAAGAAAAGTTTAGTATTTGTATATGTGGGTTGGATCCCTGAAAGAATCAACTATAATATTGCAGTGCCACCAAGAAGATATTTGTGTTGTGTACCAGGCTGTAAAACTAAGGCAATGCCCAATTTACATAAACCTCTGAAAGGCAACAGGGAAGCACATGCTTAACACAGACTGTCTGTTAACCATGTGTCTCACAGCTTGATAATCAGAATTAAATGCTATCATTATATTAACCAGATGTTCTCCCCAACAGCACCCTTCTGTGGTTCCTTTCCATTATGTATATAGCGCACATGGTATGAATTTTCTACCCCAGTCAGAGCTGTACTTAAAGATCACCCCAAACAAGAATGTGCCTTCAATGCAAGTCATAAAACTGTAGCAGCTACAAAAGGGAAATGAAGCATATTCCCTCATCTCTGATGGAATGATCATCACTTGTATTTTTTGCTCCTACCAAAGCAGATTGTAAACCTTCTGCCCAGGTCCTCCTGCCCACAGCAGTTGACTTCAGCGGGAACAGGACCAATCCTGTCATTCTCAGAAATGGCAAAGCACTGTTTGACCAGGCTTCAGCTGGAGGAGTAAAAAACTACATTCAGTGACTGAAGATGCATCCTTTAGATTGCATTGACTGGGAAGATATTTCTCTTCTCGAAAGGAAGTAGTTCCCACATGAACCAGCAATGCCTCTGATTCTGCAGATTCTTAAGTGCTTTATTCATTGTATTTTCCTATTCTGACTTTTCACACAAAATAGGCTATGTTCAAAGTAAGCaaatcataaataattttttgttgcaaatttccttccaaaaacCTTAATAAGCTTAGGTGCTCCTCATATCTGTAGAGCAAATATAAtattttccaacataaatgTTAATGTCCCTTTCGAACATGGAagatacttaatttttttctgttaatataaAGTTATGTTAGCCAAATAGGTAATTTCCAGTTCTTACTCTTTCAAGAGCTTGTCTTTGGGAAAAGGAGCTGACAGCTTTTCTCTTTAATGAAGTTGTTTCCTGTGTTCATTGTACATACTCCCGAACTGCAAGTTCTTTCAAGGTAAAAACCCGTACAGgatctttttttgccttccattcttccagtttttcttgcaaagacagaaaatccTTGCCAAGTTCATATGCCAAACTGATCATTGTTTCTAGCAATGGAGTATAATACCTGTGGCTGGTATGCACACAAAGGCATGATAGAGCTTTTTCTCCATATTCAAAAGCACTTGCAGGGTTTTCCAGGTCCTTGTGGCACACCACGATAGCACAGAGAGTAGGGACAATTGAGACAGGGTTGCCTCTCGTCAGCCTTTCCTGCAGACCAATGACTTCTAAAAGGATTTCCAAAGCTTTGGTGTATTGGCCACCCCGCAGGCAGCCATATGCTTCCTGAAGCTCCGGCCTTGTTAAAAAGTCAATAAATTTTTTTGATCTTCGGATATATTTCATAGAATATAGAAGTCTCAGGTAGTCCTTGAAGGCTAATTTTCTCTCATTgattatttcttctgtgaagtTCCCTGTTAGAGTTTTTTTGGGAAAGGTCACATCTTCCATTTCTTCACTAAACTCCTCCAGCAGATTTCTGTGCAGTTTTTCAAAATCTGAATAACGCCGTTCAATTACAGACTTGTTGCTGTCAAAACTCCCTGTTTGCAAAATGATGATTTTATACATCTAAacacaataaaacagaaaaataagcataAGAAGGACCATTCTAGCCCCAGTGCAGTCAGATTTTGTCTGttattgctttgaaaaaacTTTGTGCTTGTATATTCCACCAGCTGAAACCTTCCTGCACCAGTTTTATGTGTGTAATCTTGTATACTCCTATGGCTGATAGCAGTGCTGCTAAATTAGTTGCTGTCTGGGATTATGGTGCGTGCTCAGTGTAGGCCTGATCTTTGAAGTCTGCAGCCATCAAATTAATAATTTGCACCTCCTGCTGTTTTGTACTTTTGTCACCAGACTTAGCCTTAGCATGTAAATAAGTTGTAGATAAACAATGCACTAACAGATCTCATCCTGCAAGGTGCTGGGAATGGTGAACTAGCAGCAGACTGAAGCACGTAAAATCACTTATAAAGCATTTCTGTGGCTGTACTTTGTTTATAACAGCCATGGCTGCCGCAATCAATCATCTTCAGTGAACTGAATGGATTTCCCAGACTTAATATGGAATGTAATCTATTTTACATTGGTTGTTAATACTTAGAAATGTTGTTTGTATCAGACATTTCCAGGGATTTGGGGGTGTTATTAATGCTGTGAAAGAAGAGGAAGTATTTGGCAGTAAAGTTTGGTGTGTGCAAAAATAAGATGGAGCAACTccaaagccttttttcccccctaaatCATTGTTCTGTTACTCAAACTTACTTGGcatataaataatgcaaaaaaatgtGACATTTCTACAACAATCTGTTTGCTATCCAAAATCCTTCACTAACAGCTAGCAGCAATGCTGTCCCACATTAACAGTACTCAAGAGTATGTCCTCCTCAGCTCTTCACTAGCCTCAAAATGGCTATAAGAAATGTGAGCCTAGAAAAAtagctgcaaaataaaattgtgt
This genomic window from Haliaeetus albicilla chromosome 10, bHalAlb1.1, whole genome shotgun sequence contains:
- the SNX20 gene encoding sorting nexin-20, with protein sequence MDQDSHCTAERELLEAVSRITTFSTASPSDEELNQPKAEISCQVRKENPEKDDLQDSNASLSPNSSMTTKELQEYWRNEKRQCRQVKLLFEIPSTRVVEHHLSKYVMYKIIILQTGSFDSNKSVIERRYSDFEKLHRNLLEEFSEEMEDVTFPKKTLTGNFTEEIINERKLAFKDYLRLLYSMKYIRRSKKFIDFLTRPELQEAYGCLRGGQYTKALEILLEVIGLQERLTRGNPVSIVPTLCAIVVCHKDLENPASAFEYGEKALSCLCVHTSHRYYTPLLETMISLAYELGKDFLSLQEKLEEWKAKKDPVRVFTLKELAVREYVQ